One window from the genome of Cryptomeria japonica chromosome 6, Sugi_1.0, whole genome shotgun sequence encodes:
- the LOC131067881 gene encoding uncharacterized protein LOC131067881, whose protein sequence is MNFDGASKGNPGLLGYGAVIRGEIGEFLEVVNGQAGYVSNNIAEIATLEEGLKWAIDNGLSKVVINGIINKHFLNWRLNSWIPRIYDHLYKLEDFQIQHVYREGNQVVDLLANHRINNVQPSVFSNANTVNREILQRLQEDAAHIPKFGIG, encoded by the coding sequence ATGAACTTTGATGGGGCTAGCAAAGGAAACCCGGGTTTGTTAGGGTATGGAGCGGTCATTAGAGGTGAGATAGGAGAATTTTTAGAGGTTGTAAATGGGCAAGCTGGATATGTATCCAATAATATAGCAGAAATAGCCACCCTTGAGGAAGGACTCAAATGGGCTATAGATAATGGATTATCTAAAGTGGTCATTAATGGAATCATTAACAAACATTTTTTGAATTGGCGGTTGAATTCCTGGATCCCAAGAATTTATGACCATTTGTATAAACTAGAGGATTTTCAGATCCAGCATGTATATCGAGAAGGCAACCAAGTTGTGGATCTCTTAGCAAATCACAGGATAAATAATGTTCAACCATCTGTCTTTTCGAATGCAAATACAGTCAACAGAGAAATCTTGCAGAGATTGCAAGAGGACGCCGCTCATATCCCTAAGTTTGGAATTGGCTGA